The Streptomyces taklimakanensis nucleotide sequence TCACGCCCATCAGCGCGAAGAAGACCAGCGCGACGGCGACGACGGCGGCCGAGAAGGCGGGCGCGCGGAAGTACCCGATCTCCAGGGCGGGGTGGTCGCTGCGCCTCTCGTGGAGGACGAAGAGCACCAGGACGGCGAGGCCGCCGCCGACGGTGAGCAGCACCTCCGGGTCGGTGAAGTCGGCGAGCTGTCCGCCCTTGATGATGCCGTACACCAGCAGCACCAGTCCGACGACCGACAGCAGCACGCCCAGGGGGTCGGGGCGGCCGGGGGCGGGGTCCTTCGACTCGGGGACCAGCAGCGCCATGGCGACCAGCGCGACGACCACGATGGGAACGTTGACCAGGAAGACCGAGCCCCACCAGAAGTGCTCCAGCAGCACACCACCGGTGATCGGCCCGATGGCGATGGCCAGGCCGACCCCGGCGGCCCAGATGCCGATGGCCCTGGGCTGCTCGTCGCGGTCGAAGACGTTCATCAGGATCGCGAGGGTGGCGGGCATGACGAAGGCGCCGCCGAACCCCATCAGGGCGCGGAAGGCGATCAGCTCGCCGGGGGACCCGGACATGCCCGCCAGCACCGAGGCGACGCCGAACAGGGCCAGGCCGGACATCAGCACCTTCCGGCGCCCGTAGCGGTCGCCCAGCAGGCCCGAGGTGAACAGCAGCCCCGCGAAGACCAGCGTGTAGGAGTTGACCGCCCACTCCAACTCGCCCTGGGTGGCGCCCAGGCCGGTGGGCGCGGGGGTGGCGATGGTCTTCATCGCCACGTTGAGGATCGAGTTGTCCAGCACGACGATCAACAGGCTGAGCATCAGCACGGCCAGGATCGCCCAGCGCCGGCGGTGGACGGCCTCGGGTATCGGCGGGTGGGCGGGGGCGGGGCTCGGTGTGGACATGCGGCCAGTGTAGACCCGATACGATACGGGACCGTCTCGTATCGTTTCACGCTCCCCGGCTCCTCGCGCGGGCCTCCCCCACGGCTCCCACCACGGTTTCCTCCCGCCCCTCCCCGGTCGCTCCGTTCCTCTCCGGCCCCCCCCCTCCCGCCCCGTGCGCGCGGTACCACGACCCCCCTTCCCTCCCCCCACCCGGAGTGCCACCATGGACGTGAATCCGGGGACGCCGTCAGGGCGCCTCGAGACGACGAACACAGGAGCCGGCGCAATGACGCACGCCCAGAAGTCCGCCGACGGCAGCAAGGCGCTGTACGGCGGGACGCAGCAGCGACGCATCACCGTGAGGGACCTGGCCGCCGCCAAGGAGCGCGGCGAGAAGTGGCCCATGCTCACCGCCTACGACGCCACGACCGCGTCCGTCTTCGACGAGGCGGGCATCCCCGTCCTGCTCGTGGGGGACTCCGCGGGCAACTGCCACCTCGGCTACGACAGCACCGTGCCCGTCACCATGGACGAGACGGCCGTGCTCTCCGCCGCTGTCGTGCGCGGCACCAGGCGCGCGATGGTCGTCGCCGACCTGCCCTTCGGCGCCTACCAGGAGGGGCCCGTCCAGGCCCTGCGCAACGCCACCCGCCTGCTGAAGGAGGCGGGCGTGGGCGCGATCAAGCTGGAGGGCGGCGAGCGGTCCCTGCCCCAGACCGAGCTGCTCGTGCGGTCCGGCATCCCCGTGATGGCCCACCTGGGACTGACCCCGCAGTCGGTCAACGCGCTGGGCGGCTACTACGTCCAGGGCCGCGACGAGGAGGCCGCGCAGCAACTGCTGCGCGACGCCAAGGCCGCCCAGGACGCGGGCGCCTTCGCGCTCGTCCTGGAGATGGTCCCGGCCGAGCTGGCCGCCGAGGTCACCCGCTCCCTGCACATCCCGACCGTCGGCATCGGCGCCGGCGCCGGGTGCGACGCGCAGGTGCTGGTGTGGACGGACATGGCGGGCATGACGTCGGGCCGCGTGCCGCGCTTCGTCCGGCAGTACGCGAAGCTGCGCGAGACGCTCGGCGACGCCGCGCGGGAGTTCGCCCGGGACGTGGTGGACGGCGCGTTCCCCGCCGAGGAGCACAGCTTCCGCTGACCGGTCCGCCCCGGTCCGTCCGCAGCCGACCCCGGCCGACCCCGGCCGCCGGTCCGGCACCGACCACCCTCCGACCGGTTTCCCCCGCCGGTCACCCCACGACAGCCCGCCGACAGACCCGCGAGGTGCCGTCGGCGGGCTGTCGGCCGTCCGTCGGTCGGGTGTCGGCGGTCCGTCGGCGGCGGCTGCGAACGTGGCCGCATGACACGACGACAGACGACGGACACGGCCGCCCCGGCGGACGGCCGGCAGCCCGGCGACGGCGCCGCCGTGCGGGTGCGCGGACTGGTCAAGGGCTTCGGCGACACCAGGGCCGTCGACGGGGTGGACCTCGACGTGGCGGAGGGCACCGTCCTGGGTGTGCTCGGCCCCAACGGGGCGGGCAAGACGACGCTGGTGCGGTGCCTGGCCACCCTGTTGACCCCGGACGCCGGAACCGCCTCCGTGGCCGGGTACGACGTGGTGCGCCGGCCCCACGCGCTGCGCCGGGTCATCGGACTGACCGGGCAGTACGCCTCGGTGGACGAGAAGCTCTCCGGCCGCGAGAACCTCTACCTGATCGGGCGGCTGCTGGACCTCTCCCGCGCCGGTGCCCGCCGCCGGGCCGACGAGTTGCTGGAACGATTCTCCCTCACCGAGGCCGCCACCCGGCCCGCCGGGCAGTACTCCGGCGGCATGCGCCGCCGGCTGGACCTGGCCGCCTCCATGATCGGCCGCCCACGGGTGCTGTTCCTGGACGAGCCGACCACCGGTCTGGACCCGCGCACCCGCAACGAGGTGTGGGACGAGGTGGAGCGCATGGTCGGCGACGGCATGACCGTCCTGCTCACCACCCAGTACATGGAGGAGGCCGAGCGGCTCGCCGACGAGCTGACGGTGATCGACCGGGGTCGGGTGGTCGCCGGGGGCCGGGTCGGCGAGCTGAAGGAGAAGGTGGGCGGCCGCACCCTGCGGATCCGCCCCGCCGACCCCGGCGAGCTGCACCACCTGGTCGACGCCGTCGCCCGGGCGGGCCTGGGCACCGCCACGGCGGACCCGGTCGAGGGGCTGGTCCACGTCCCCGTCACCGACGACGGCCGGCTCACCGAGGTGATCTCGGTGCTCGCCACGCGCGGTTTCGCCGTCGCCGACATCGACACCCACCTGCCGAGCCTGGACGAGGTCTTCCTCGCCCTCACCGGCCAGAGGACGTCCGAGCCGCGCGAGGAGGCAGCCGCGTGAGCACCACCGAAACCACCGGGACCACCGGGACCACCGGGACCGGCACCACGGCCGCCACGGGGGCCGTCCCCCCGCGCCCCTTTGGCGGGCACGACGGCCGGATCGGACCGCGCGCCACCCTGCGGCACGTCACCGCCCTGGCCCGCCGCAACGTCCTCCAGATCCGCCAGGACCCGCAGTCGATGTTCGACGTCCTGCTGATGCCGGTCGTCTTCACGCTGCTGTTCGTCTACGT carries:
- a CDS encoding MFS transporter, translated to MSTPSPAPAHPPIPEAVHRRRWAILAVLMLSLLIVVLDNSILNVAMKTIATPAPTGLGATQGELEWAVNSYTLVFAGLLFTSGLLGDRYGRRKVLMSGLALFGVASVLAGMSGSPGELIAFRALMGFGGAFVMPATLAILMNVFDRDEQPRAIGIWAAGVGLAIAIGPITGGVLLEHFWWGSVFLVNVPIVVVALVAMALLVPESKDPAPGRPDPLGVLLSVVGLVLLVYGIIKGGQLADFTDPEVLLTVGGGLAVLVLFVLHERRSDHPALEIGYFRAPAFSAAVVAVALVFFALMGVTFFMVFYTQSVRGYTPFQTGLLLLPLAAAQLVFAPRARLVVQRFGARATCTGGMLAVAVAMAAFLLLDTDTPIWVLEVLLVLQGTGMAHIMPPVTVTVMQSLPRRKAGSGSAINNVFRQVGGALGVAVLGSVLSTAYRGRIEDELAAVPGLTESARHTAGESIEATLALADRLGPAGGALAERAAAAFVHAMHVTALGSAAVALLGALVVVLFLPGRRAAPAGAEERHGAFEGAGEDSPRDSLEAER
- the panB gene encoding 3-methyl-2-oxobutanoate hydroxymethyltransferase, whose product is MTHAQKSADGSKALYGGTQQRRITVRDLAAAKERGEKWPMLTAYDATTASVFDEAGIPVLLVGDSAGNCHLGYDSTVPVTMDETAVLSAAVVRGTRRAMVVADLPFGAYQEGPVQALRNATRLLKEAGVGAIKLEGGERSLPQTELLVRSGIPVMAHLGLTPQSVNALGGYYVQGRDEEAAQQLLRDAKAAQDAGAFALVLEMVPAELAAEVTRSLHIPTVGIGAGAGCDAQVLVWTDMAGMTSGRVPRFVRQYAKLRETLGDAAREFARDVVDGAFPAEEHSFR
- a CDS encoding ATP-binding cassette domain-containing protein, encoding MTRRQTTDTAAPADGRQPGDGAAVRVRGLVKGFGDTRAVDGVDLDVAEGTVLGVLGPNGAGKTTLVRCLATLLTPDAGTASVAGYDVVRRPHALRRVIGLTGQYASVDEKLSGRENLYLIGRLLDLSRAGARRRADELLERFSLTEAATRPAGQYSGGMRRRLDLAASMIGRPRVLFLDEPTTGLDPRTRNEVWDEVERMVGDGMTVLLTTQYMEEAERLADELTVIDRGRVVAGGRVGELKEKVGGRTLRIRPADPGELHHLVDAVARAGLGTATADPVEGLVHVPVTDDGRLTEVISVLATRGFAVADIDTHLPSLDEVFLALTGQRTSEPREEAAA